The Nitrospira tepida genome includes a window with the following:
- the rpoD gene encoding RNA polymerase sigma factor RpoD, which translates to MPKQEFMSEVKKLISMGKEKGFLTYEELNSTLPPDVVSPDQLNTLVTMFGEMDIDIVESADAQRQPKAAESREAEEEDEGDASEENEREIDLTPGALSRTDDPVRLYLKEMGSVALLSREGEIEIAKRIEEGKMEIASIVYGLPMTIEYILALREQLKLDKVKVREIVPISEEEFEEEEEGGERDDTELRVRTLEALNEVRKVSTAYRGLCAKAKQIGNDPAEQKKVKKHIETVRGQLVEKIEAVNLHAVLKDRMVQRVRDVAHQIRAAEREISHCQRRTGISGEAGQEALRRLGRTRQDFLAVKRKTGISEETLLDIKKVYQAAKARIRQIETEEALVSAEEIKDAVKHLDQADEKVKRGKAELVEANLRLVVSIAKKYTNRGLQFLDLIQEGNIGLMKAVDKFEYRRGYKFSTYATWWIRQAITRAIADQARTIRIPVHMIETINKLIRTSRHLVQKLGREPMPEEIAERMDMPLDKVRKILKIAREPISLETPIGEEEDSHLGDFIEDKKAVSPLEAAIRYDLQRQINSALETLTPREEKVLRKRFGIGEATDHTLEEVGQDFEVTRERIRQIEAKALRKLRHPSRSKKLRSFVESL; encoded by the coding sequence ATGCCGAAACAGGAATTCATGAGTGAAGTCAAGAAGCTGATCTCGATGGGGAAGGAGAAGGGGTTTCTCACCTACGAGGAGCTGAACAGCACCTTGCCCCCCGATGTCGTGTCGCCGGATCAGCTCAATACGCTGGTCACGATGTTCGGAGAGATGGATATCGACATCGTGGAATCGGCCGACGCTCAACGCCAGCCCAAGGCGGCCGAATCCAGGGAAGCCGAGGAGGAAGACGAAGGCGACGCGAGCGAAGAAAACGAACGGGAAATCGACCTGACCCCTGGCGCGCTCAGCCGCACGGACGACCCGGTCCGCCTCTACCTGAAGGAAATGGGGAGCGTGGCCCTACTCAGCCGCGAAGGCGAAATCGAGATCGCCAAGCGCATCGAGGAAGGCAAAATGGAAATTGCCTCGATCGTCTACGGCCTGCCGATGACGATCGAGTATATCCTGGCCCTTCGCGAGCAGTTGAAGCTGGACAAGGTCAAGGTGCGGGAGATCGTTCCGATCTCTGAGGAGGAGTTCGAGGAAGAAGAAGAGGGGGGCGAGCGGGACGACACCGAATTGCGGGTGCGGACCTTGGAGGCCCTCAACGAGGTTCGGAAGGTCTCGACCGCCTATCGCGGCCTCTGCGCCAAGGCCAAGCAGATCGGGAACGATCCGGCGGAGCAGAAGAAGGTCAAGAAACATATCGAGACCGTGCGCGGGCAGTTGGTCGAGAAGATCGAGGCGGTCAATCTGCATGCGGTCTTGAAGGACCGGATGGTCCAGCGCGTGAGGGATGTCGCGCACCAGATCCGCGCGGCCGAGCGGGAAATCAGCCACTGCCAACGGCGGACGGGCATCAGCGGAGAGGCGGGCCAGGAAGCCCTGCGCCGGCTCGGCCGCACCAGACAGGATTTCCTCGCGGTAAAGCGGAAGACCGGGATCTCGGAAGAGACCCTGCTCGACATCAAAAAGGTCTATCAAGCGGCCAAGGCCCGGATCCGCCAGATCGAAACCGAGGAAGCGTTGGTGTCCGCGGAGGAAATCAAGGACGCCGTCAAGCATTTGGACCAGGCGGACGAGAAGGTCAAGCGGGGCAAGGCGGAGCTGGTCGAGGCGAACCTGCGGCTGGTCGTCAGCATCGCCAAGAAATACACCAACCGCGGACTTCAGTTTCTGGACCTGATCCAGGAAGGCAACATCGGCCTCATGAAGGCCGTGGACAAGTTCGAATACCGCCGGGGCTACAAGTTCAGCACCTACGCCACCTGGTGGATCCGGCAGGCCATCACCCGCGCGATCGCGGACCAGGCGCGGACGATCCGCATTCCCGTGCACATGATTGAAACGATCAACAAACTCATCCGCACCTCGCGGCATCTCGTCCAAAAGCTGGGGCGCGAACCGATGCCGGAGGAAATTGCCGAACGGATGGACATGCCGTTGGACAAGGTGCGCAAGATCCTCAAGATCGCGCGCGAGCCCATTTCGCTGGAGACGCCGATCGGGGAGGAAGAGGACAGCCATCTCGGCGACTTTATCGAAGACAAGAAGGCCGTCTCGCCGCTGGAGGCCGCCATTCGCTATGATTTGCAGCGGCAGATCAACAGCGCGTTGGAGACCCTGACGCCGCGCGAAGAGAAGGTGTTGCGCAAGCGGTTCGGCATCGGCGAAGCGACCGACCATACATTGGAAGAGGTCGGCCAGGACTTCGAGGTGACCCGCGAGCGGATCCGGCAGATCGAGGCCAAGGCGCTGCGCAAGCTCCGCCACCCCAGCCGGAGCAAGAAATTGCGCAGCTTCGTCGAAAGCTTGTAA
- a CDS encoding zinc ribbon domain-containing protein, with product MNPHLPRLIELQAIDLRIAEIKHQRRLIPDRLAAARAPLHSATEALKQAGASVEALTKERRTCERDLDAQESHIEKMKARTGEIKTNKEYQAHLFEIEMANKKKGEVEEKILGLMETIEQLQREMAAAQARVREAEAAFEREQRLLDESDAALSKELAVLDEQQRGAAAAVPRDLLERYEKLKVQRKDHALASVRDGTCQGCRLQLPPQLVAEVKRSDELQVCGYCHRILYWEGELPAEAPAAAGSPHDYDDEAGESL from the coding sequence TTGAATCCTCATCTCCCTCGCCTGATCGAACTGCAGGCTATCGACCTCCGGATCGCGGAGATCAAGCACCAGCGCCGTCTGATTCCGGACCGGCTCGCCGCCGCCCGCGCCCCCTTGCATTCGGCCACGGAGGCTTTGAAGCAGGCCGGCGCCTCGGTCGAGGCCTTGACCAAAGAACGCCGGACCTGCGAACGGGATCTGGACGCGCAGGAATCGCACATCGAAAAAATGAAAGCCCGCACCGGCGAGATCAAGACCAACAAGGAATACCAGGCCCACCTGTTCGAGATCGAGATGGCGAACAAGAAGAAGGGCGAGGTCGAGGAAAAGATTCTGGGTCTGATGGAAACGATCGAGCAGCTCCAGCGCGAGATGGCCGCGGCGCAGGCCAGGGTCCGGGAGGCGGAAGCGGCCTTCGAACGGGAACAACGGCTGCTGGATGAGTCGGACGCGGCCTTGAGCAAGGAATTGGCCGTGCTGGACGAGCAGCAGCGCGGCGCGGCGGCGGCAGTGCCGCGCGATTTACTGGAGCGATACGAAAAGCTCAAGGTTCAGCGGAAGGACCACGCGCTCGCATCCGTCCGGGACGGAACGTGCCAGGGCTGCCGATTGCAACTCCCGCCGCAATTGGTCGCCGAGGTCAAACGTTCGGACGAGCTTCAGGTGTGCGGCTATTGCCATCGGATCCTCTATTGGGAGGGAGAGTTGCCCGCGGAGGCTCCGGCCGCAGCCGGGTCTCCCCATGATTACGACGACGAAGCCGGCGAGTCCTTGTGA
- the rnhC gene encoding ribonuclease HIII, whose amino-acid sequence MLGFHSIPRIGIDESGKGDYFGPLVIAAAFVSPDREADLTLLQVRDSKRISDGRILEMAGDIRLICPHRVVAIGPERYNALYTKIKNLNRLLAWGHARALENLLEQVSCELAIADQFGDERYVQRALMEKGKAIRLVQQPKAEADLAVAAASILARAEFLRRLRRLSEEVGTTLPKGASNAVELAARMVVKKHGETGLARVAKLHFRTTETILRDLRQPHKDSPASSS is encoded by the coding sequence ATGCTCGGGTTTCATTCGATCCCTCGCATCGGCATCGACGAATCGGGCAAAGGCGACTACTTCGGCCCCCTGGTGATCGCCGCCGCCTTCGTGTCCCCGGATCGGGAAGCCGATCTCACGCTGCTCCAGGTGAGAGACAGCAAGCGCATTTCCGACGGCCGCATCCTGGAGATGGCCGGGGATATCCGCCTGATCTGCCCCCATCGGGTCGTCGCCATCGGACCCGAGCGGTACAACGCTCTCTATACCAAGATCAAGAACCTCAACCGCCTCCTGGCCTGGGGTCATGCCAGGGCCTTGGAAAACCTGCTCGAACAGGTCTCGTGCGAATTGGCAATCGCGGATCAATTCGGAGATGAACGGTACGTCCAGCGCGCCCTAATGGAGAAGGGAAAAGCCATCCGGCTGGTGCAACAGCCCAAGGCCGAGGCGGATCTCGCGGTGGCCGCCGCATCGATCCTGGCGCGGGCCGAGTTTCTGAGGAGATTACGCCGTTTGTCGGAGGAGGTCGGCACGACACTCCCAAAAGGCGCGTCGAACGCGGTGGAGTTGGCGGCGAGGATGGTGGTCAAGAAGCACGGCGAAACCGGGCTGGCCAGGGTGGCCAAACTTCATTTCCGAACCACCGAGACGATCCTTCGCGACCTGCGCCAGCCTCACAAGGACTCGCCGGCTTCGTCGTCGTAA
- a CDS encoding M48 family metallopeptidase has protein sequence MKGDPRPACFGTRWLATWLLAVSAGLVGCVTNPYTDRWQLMMVSSGQEMQLGAQAYQQVLQDPKVKLSTDPREVEPVKRVAARVIEAAKKSKYADLANQFQWEVSVIKDDQTLNAFALPGGKIAVYTGIFAVSKNEAGLAAVMGHEVVHALARHGGERMSQNVVAQGALTVANVGLAVAGVDPILGNGAMAALGVGAQVGVLLPFSRKHESEADYIGMLLAAQAGYDPREAVRVWERMAQLSKETPSEFLSTHPAHETRIKQLQEWLPEALPLCPAQGCGSGAELPPIGHR, from the coding sequence ATGAAGGGAGATCCAAGACCGGCCTGCTTCGGAACGAGATGGCTGGCCACCTGGCTGCTGGCGGTCTCCGCGGGTTTGGTCGGCTGTGTGACGAATCCGTATACGGACCGGTGGCAATTGATGATGGTCTCCTCCGGTCAGGAAATGCAGTTGGGCGCGCAAGCCTATCAGCAGGTGCTCCAAGATCCCAAGGTCAAGCTCTCGACCGATCCCCGGGAGGTCGAGCCGGTCAAGCGGGTGGCAGCCCGCGTGATCGAGGCTGCCAAAAAATCCAAATACGCCGACCTGGCCAATCAGTTTCAGTGGGAGGTCAGCGTGATCAAGGACGATCAGACCTTGAATGCTTTCGCCCTGCCGGGAGGAAAGATCGCCGTCTATACCGGGATCTTCGCCGTATCGAAGAATGAAGCGGGGCTGGCTGCGGTCATGGGGCATGAAGTCGTGCACGCGCTGGCCAGACACGGCGGCGAACGCATGAGCCAGAACGTGGTGGCGCAGGGGGCGCTGACGGTCGCGAACGTCGGGCTGGCCGTGGCCGGTGTCGATCCCATTCTTGGAAACGGCGCCATGGCCGCGCTTGGGGTGGGAGCGCAGGTGGGCGTGCTGTTGCCGTTCAGCCGCAAGCACGAGTCCGAAGCGGACTATATCGGCATGTTGCTTGCCGCACAGGCCGGCTATGATCCCCGCGAGGCCGTGCGAGTCTGGGAACGGATGGCGCAACTTTCGAAGGAAACGCCGTCCGAATTTTTGTCCACCCACCCGGCCCACGAAACCCGCATCAAACAGTTGCAGGAATGGCTGCCGGAGGCCTTGCCGCTCTGCCCGGCCCAGGGTTGTGGGTCTGGCGCGGAGTTGCCGCCGATCGGGCACCGGTAG
- a CDS encoding HDOD domain-containing protein: MKRILLVDGDPAALRLLQQELAVLREACDLSFVAGAAEALALLEQSTYDVVLTDIHLGGMGGLELLAEVKRRYPQVVRLAYSGCAHQDLVVRGLAVAHQVLPKPLSAELVWGTVSRACALRDQLGSAALLTLVSGLHRLPSLPSVYEELVTVARDDSSTIDQAARIIVKDAGLAAHLLHIVNSVFFNLRRTVVSPAHAVALLGLETVSALVLSASVHQTLQTAESDRATVASLQRHGLAVAQSARQFVSMEEVGRLALDQAFTAGLLHDLGRLVLETQMPAECRAVRQLMEGERLTDVEAERVVLHATHAQVGGYVLALWGLGAAVVEAVVFHHEPRSAHRREFSVLTAVHVADGCAQAERSGMESGKVDHEYLAEIGFADRFAQWKAAV; encoded by the coding sequence ATGAAGCGAATCCTGCTCGTTGATGGCGACCCTGCCGCACTGCGCCTGCTCCAACAGGAGTTGGCGGTCCTGCGCGAGGCATGCGACCTGAGTTTCGTCGCAGGCGCAGCCGAGGCGCTCGCGCTCCTGGAACAGTCCACCTACGATGTCGTGTTGACCGACATCCATTTGGGCGGCATGGGCGGTCTGGAGTTGCTGGCCGAGGTGAAGCGCCGCTATCCGCAGGTCGTGCGGCTTGCCTATTCGGGGTGCGCGCATCAGGATCTGGTGGTGCGCGGGCTTGCGGTCGCCCACCAGGTCCTTCCGAAACCGTTGAGTGCTGAACTGGTGTGGGGGACGGTCTCCCGCGCCTGCGCGCTGCGGGACCAACTCGGCAGCGCCGCGCTGTTGACACTGGTCAGCGGTCTCCATCGGTTGCCCAGTCTTCCGTCGGTCTATGAAGAGTTGGTGACGGTTGCGCGAGACGACAGCAGCACCATCGACCAAGCCGCGCGGATCATCGTCAAGGATGCCGGCCTGGCAGCCCATCTCCTGCACATCGTGAATTCGGTCTTTTTCAATCTCAGGCGGACCGTGGTCAGCCCCGCCCACGCCGTCGCTCTGCTGGGCCTTGAGACCGTGAGCGCGTTGGTGCTCAGCGCAAGCGTGCACCAAACCTTGCAGACGGCCGAGTCAGACCGGGCCACGGTGGCCTCGCTTCAACGGCACGGACTGGCCGTCGCCCAGTCCGCCCGGCAGTTCGTCTCGATGGAGGAAGTCGGGCGCCTGGCCCTGGATCAGGCCTTTACGGCCGGTCTCCTGCATGACCTGGGACGGCTGGTGCTGGAAACCCAGATGCCGGCGGAATGCCGGGCCGTTCGGCAGTTGATGGAAGGTGAGCGGTTGACGGACGTGGAGGCGGAACGAGTTGTGTTGCATGCCACCCATGCGCAGGTCGGCGGCTATGTGCTCGCCCTATGGGGATTAGGAGCGGCCGTCGTGGAGGCGGTCGTCTTTCATCATGAACCTCGGTCGGCGCATCGGAGAGAATTCAGCGTCTTGACGGCCGTGCATGTCGCCGACGGCTGCGCGCAGGCTGAACGGTCCGGCATGGAGTCCGGCAAGGTGGATCACGAGTATCTGGCCGAGATCGGGTTCGCCGACCGGTTCGCGCAGTGGAAGGCGGCGGTCTGA
- a CDS encoding response regulator gives MKKLLFVDDEQPVLDFLRLSLSSLATDWDMEFVPEAEAALRILTHGTVDVVVADIHLAGTSGIHLLQEVKKRSPQTVRIAFTGAMPQESARRALKIAHQVLPKPLTPAMLRASMARACALRDQVTGSALERLVAQIRQLPTLPSLYEELLGVLESPDSSAERVATVIAKDAGMAASILKVANSAYYNIRQPVANVTQAVAVLGIENVKSLVLGCQVYRQVKEPAASGSSIEEVWRHGFAVATQARAIASLEDAGGLGIESAFLAGLLHDVGRIVLQTNLPREYETVRRYTRERRVSLSAAELDVFGATHAQLSAHLLGLWGLRDTIVEAVAFHHEPALCPVKGFSILAAVHVADALDHERHPSRAHDSLLDQQYLAQAGLEALLPRWRAALAA, from the coding sequence GTGAAGAAACTACTGTTTGTGGACGATGAACAACCGGTCCTGGACTTCCTGCGCCTGTCCCTATCGAGTTTGGCGACGGACTGGGACATGGAGTTCGTGCCTGAGGCCGAGGCCGCATTGCGCATTCTGACCCACGGGACCGTGGATGTCGTGGTGGCCGACATCCATCTGGCCGGCACGAGCGGGATTCACCTGCTGCAAGAGGTGAAGAAACGATCGCCGCAGACGGTGCGCATTGCGTTTACCGGGGCGATGCCGCAGGAATCCGCCCGCCGGGCCCTCAAGATCGCCCATCAGGTGTTGCCCAAGCCTTTGACGCCGGCGATGTTGCGCGCCTCGATGGCCCGGGCCTGCGCGCTGCGGGATCAGGTGACCGGCTCGGCGCTGGAACGGCTGGTTGCGCAGATCCGACAACTCCCCACCTTGCCGTCCCTGTACGAGGAACTGCTCGGCGTATTGGAGTCGCCGGATTCATCGGCCGAGCGGGTGGCGACCGTCATCGCGAAAGACGCCGGGATGGCAGCCAGCATTTTGAAAGTCGCCAATTCGGCCTACTACAACATCCGCCAGCCGGTGGCGAACGTGACCCAGGCGGTGGCGGTGCTCGGCATCGAAAACGTCAAATCGCTGGTCCTGGGATGCCAGGTCTATCGGCAGGTCAAGGAACCGGCAGCGTCCGGTTCTTCCATCGAGGAAGTCTGGCGGCATGGGTTTGCCGTCGCCACACAGGCGAGGGCGATTGCGTCGCTGGAAGACGCCGGAGGGCTGGGCATCGAGAGCGCCTTCCTGGCCGGCCTGCTCCACGATGTGGGGCGGATCGTGCTGCAAACCAACCTTCCGCGGGAATACGAGACCGTGCGGAGATATACGCGGGAACGCCGGGTGTCCTTGTCCGCGGCGGAGTTGGACGTGTTTGGCGCGACCCATGCGCAGTTGAGCGCCCATTTGCTCGGTCTCTGGGGATTGCGGGACACGATCGTCGAGGCCGTGGCGTTCCACCATGAGCCAGCCTTGTGCCCGGTCAAAGGCTTTTCTATCCTGGCCGCCGTGCATGTGGCCGATGCGCTTGATCATGAGCGGCATCCGAGCCGAGCCCATGATTCCCTGCTGGATCAGCAATATCTCGCACAGGCTGGTTTGGAAGCCCTATTGCCCCGATGGCGGGCCGCGCTGGCGGCCTGA
- the ilvB gene encoding biosynthetic-type acetolactate synthase large subunit, translating into MKLTGAEIFIESLKREGVKTIFALPGGVVLKIFDMLHQQSDLEVILARHEQGAGHMAEGYAKATGRAGVALVTSGPGMTNVITALADAYMDSVPLVCFSGQVPTSLIGNDAFQEADNVGLSRPCTKYNFLVKDVNDLAVTIKEAFYIATTGRPGPVLVDIPKDVSMNKADFNYPSSVSIRGYNPTYDGNKWQIKQAAEAIMKAKKPILYVGGGATYSGASKELLELAELTQIPVDMTLMGLGVFPGEHPLSMGMLGMHGTYWANMAMHYSDLVIAVGARFDDRVTGKVSEFCPFAKIVHIDIDPTSIRKNIHVDIPIVGDCKRVLQELNQILRATVNGEQKDLRKPWWDQIKEWQQAHPLTYEQDPNGKIKPQHVIKRLYELTKDRDPIVSTDVGQHQMWTAQYFKLAKPNRWLTSGGLGTMGFGFPAAMGAQAAFRDRLVLCVAGDGSVQMNTQELATAVAHKLPVKIIVINNGFHGMVRQWQDLFYEGRYACSDLGTSPDFVKLAEAYGAVGLRASKVSELDGAIRETIEIDRPVILDVPTYPFENCYPMIPAGGCNHEMILSDSPELKKKQEAVGKVLPEDKDTVLTA; encoded by the coding sequence ATGAAGCTCACAGGAGCGGAGATTTTCATTGAATCACTCAAGCGCGAGGGGGTGAAGACCATCTTTGCCCTCCCGGGCGGCGTGGTGTTGAAGATCTTCGACATGCTGCACCAGCAGAGCGATCTCGAAGTGATTCTGGCTCGACACGAGCAAGGCGCCGGGCACATGGCCGAGGGCTATGCCAAGGCGACGGGACGGGCAGGCGTGGCGCTCGTGACGTCGGGGCCCGGCATGACGAACGTCATCACCGCTTTGGCCGACGCCTATATGGATTCGGTGCCTCTGGTCTGCTTCAGCGGGCAGGTGCCGACCAGTTTGATCGGCAACGATGCGTTCCAAGAGGCCGACAACGTCGGGCTCAGCCGGCCCTGCACGAAATACAATTTTCTCGTGAAGGACGTGAACGACTTGGCCGTGACGATCAAGGAGGCGTTTTATATCGCCACGACCGGCCGGCCTGGCCCGGTGCTGGTGGACATCCCGAAAGACGTGTCCATGAACAAGGCCGACTTTAACTACCCGTCGTCCGTGTCGATCCGCGGCTATAACCCGACCTATGACGGCAACAAATGGCAGATCAAGCAGGCGGCCGAAGCCATCATGAAGGCGAAAAAGCCGATCCTCTATGTCGGCGGCGGCGCAACCTATTCGGGCGCGTCAAAGGAGTTGCTCGAACTGGCCGAGCTGACGCAGATTCCGGTCGATATGACCTTGATGGGGTTGGGCGTGTTTCCAGGGGAGCATCCTCTTTCAATGGGCATGTTGGGCATGCACGGCACCTATTGGGCGAACATGGCCATGCATTATTCCGATCTCGTCATCGCCGTGGGGGCCCGGTTCGACGACCGGGTCACGGGCAAGGTGTCGGAGTTCTGTCCCTTTGCCAAGATCGTTCATATCGACATCGATCCGACCTCGATTCGCAAGAACATCCACGTCGATATTCCGATCGTGGGCGACTGCAAGCGCGTGCTGCAGGAACTCAATCAGATCCTGCGGGCGACGGTCAACGGCGAGCAAAAGGACCTGCGCAAGCCCTGGTGGGACCAGATCAAGGAATGGCAGCAGGCGCATCCCTTGACCTATGAGCAGGACCCGAACGGCAAGATCAAGCCGCAGCATGTGATCAAGCGGCTTTATGAATTGACGAAAGATCGGGATCCGATCGTGTCGACGGACGTCGGGCAACACCAGATGTGGACCGCTCAGTACTTCAAGTTGGCCAAACCCAATCGGTGGCTGACCTCCGGTGGGCTGGGCACGATGGGCTTCGGATTCCCGGCGGCGATGGGCGCGCAAGCGGCCTTCCGGGACCGGCTGGTGCTCTGCGTGGCCGGAGACGGCAGCGTCCAGATGAACACCCAGGAATTGGCCACGGCGGTGGCCCACAAGCTGCCGGTGAAAATCATCGTCATCAATAACGGATTCCACGGGATGGTCCGGCAGTGGCAGGATCTGTTCTACGAGGGGCGGTACGCCTGCAGCGATCTCGGCACCTCGCCAGATTTCGTGAAGTTGGCCGAAGCCTATGGAGCCGTGGGCCTTCGGGCGTCGAAGGTGTCCGAGTTGGACGGGGCGATCCGGGAGACAATCGAGATCGACAGACCGGTGATCCTGGACGTGCCGACCTATCCGTTCGAGAATTGCTATCCGATGATCCCGGCGGGCGGATGCAACCACGAAATGATCCTGAGCGACTCGCCCGAACTCAAGAAAAAACAGGAAGCGGTCGGGAAGGTCCTGCCGGAAGACAAGGATACGGTGCTCACCGCCTAG
- the ilvN gene encoding acetolactate synthase small subunit: MEHIISVTVENKFGVLSRVAGLFSGRGFNIESLSVAPTLDPTMSQMTIVTSGDDRIIEQIVKQLNKLIDVIKVVDLNESEFVSRETALIKVHTRQEDRAEALRIVDIFRANVIDSTPTTYTIEVSGDPKKIEAIINLLQPLGIKDIVRTGRVAIGREPVRAAAPQAAKKVVRE, translated from the coding sequence ATGGAACACATCATTTCAGTCACGGTTGAGAACAAATTCGGGGTGCTGTCCCGCGTGGCCGGACTCTTCAGCGGGCGCGGGTTCAACATCGAAAGCCTGTCGGTGGCTCCGACCCTGGACCCGACCATGTCCCAGATGACGATCGTCACCAGCGGGGACGATCGGATCATCGAACAGATCGTGAAGCAGTTGAACAAATTGATCGACGTCATCAAGGTGGTCGATCTCAACGAGAGCGAGTTCGTGTCCCGTGAAACGGCTTTGATCAAGGTGCATACGCGCCAGGAAGACCGGGCCGAGGCGTTGCGGATCGTGGATATTTTTCGCGCCAACGTGATCGATTCCACCCCCACCACCTACACGATCGAGGTGTCGGGCGATCCCAAGAAGATCGAAGCGATCATCAACCTCTTGCAGCCGCTCGGCATCAAGGACATCGTCCGAACCGGCCGCGTCGCCATCGGCCGCGAACCGGTGCGGGCCGCGGCTCCGCAAGCCGCGAAGAAAGTCGTGCGCGAGTAG
- the ilvC gene encoding ketol-acid reductoisomerase: MQIYYDKDADLQQIQNRKIAIIGYGSQGHAHALNLKESGLSVVVGLREGSSWKKAEASGLKVMPVADAVKSADIVMILTPDEAQAALYRQEIAPNLKPGAYLAFGHGFNIHFGQIVPPASINVFMVAPKGPGHLVRSEYTKGSGVPCLLAIHQDPSGTTKQVGLAYASAIGGGRAGVIETTFREETETDLFGEQVVLCGGLTALIQNGFETLVEAGYSPEMAYFECLHEVKLIVDLIYEGGIANMRYSISTTAKYGDITRGPRVVTDETKREMKKILSEIQSGQFAKEWVLENQANRPVYNALLAKGEAHPIEQVGAKLRAMMPWLKKGKLVDKSKN, translated from the coding sequence ATGCAGATCTATTATGACAAGGATGCGGATCTTCAACAGATCCAGAATCGGAAGATCGCGATCATCGGCTACGGAAGCCAAGGCCATGCCCATGCCCTCAACCTGAAGGAGAGCGGCCTATCCGTCGTCGTCGGCCTTCGCGAGGGGAGTTCCTGGAAAAAAGCGGAAGCCAGCGGCCTCAAGGTCATGCCGGTGGCCGATGCCGTGAAGTCCGCCGACATCGTGATGATTTTGACCCCGGATGAGGCCCAGGCGGCGCTCTATCGGCAGGAGATCGCTCCGAACCTCAAGCCCGGCGCCTATCTGGCGTTCGGCCACGGATTCAATATTCATTTCGGCCAGATCGTGCCGCCCGCTTCCATCAATGTGTTCATGGTGGCGCCGAAGGGGCCGGGACACCTGGTCCGATCGGAATACACCAAGGGCAGCGGCGTGCCCTGCCTCCTGGCGATCCACCAAGACCCGAGCGGCACGACCAAACAGGTTGGGTTGGCCTATGCCAGCGCGATCGGCGGCGGGCGAGCCGGCGTGATCGAGACCACGTTCCGCGAGGAGACGGAAACCGATCTGTTCGGCGAACAGGTCGTGCTCTGCGGCGGCCTCACGGCGCTGATCCAAAACGGGTTTGAGACCTTGGTGGAAGCCGGATATTCCCCGGAGATGGCCTACTTTGAATGCCTCCATGAAGTGAAACTGATCGTCGATCTGATTTACGAGGGCGGCATCGCCAACATGCGTTACTCGATCAGCACCACGGCGAAGTATGGGGATATCACGAGGGGGCCCCGCGTCGTCACCGACGAGACCAAGCGCGAGATGAAGAAGATCCTCTCGGAAATCCAGAGCGGGCAATTCGCCAAAGAATGGGTTTTGGAGAACCAGGCGAACCGGCCGGTGTATAATGCCCTGTTGGCCAAGGGAGAGGCACATCCGATCGAACAGGTGGGCGCCAAGCTCCGGGCCATGATGCCGTGGCTCAAAAAGGGCAAGCTGGTCGATAAGTCCAAAAATTAA
- a CDS encoding phosphatidylserine decarboxylase family protein, protein MADRAVGIPIVREGMPFVAGAAVLTGGAWLAGWTIPTCLFGTLTLFTAWFFRNPARQVPTQAGIVVAPGDGKVIAVDREFEPRYIKDASIRVSIFLNVFDVHVNRIPCASAVEDIVYQPGKFIAANKPEATIQNEQNALCLKTAEGAKVLCVQVAGLIARRIVCWLTAGARVTTGERYGLIRFGSRMDLYLPAASSIRVSVGDRVKGGETIVGELR, encoded by the coding sequence ATGGCTGATCGCGCGGTCGGAATACCAATCGTCCGGGAGGGGATGCCGTTTGTAGCCGGGGCGGCCGTCCTGACGGGCGGGGCCTGGCTGGCCGGTTGGACGATCCCGACCTGCCTCTTCGGCACGCTCACGCTCTTTACCGCGTGGTTTTTCAGGAATCCGGCCAGGCAGGTCCCGACACAAGCGGGGATCGTGGTCGCTCCGGGGGACGGAAAAGTCATCGCCGTCGACCGGGAATTCGAGCCGCGCTATATCAAAGACGCGAGCATCCGTGTGAGCATCTTTCTGAACGTGTTTGACGTGCACGTGAACCGGATTCCCTGCGCTAGCGCCGTCGAAGATATTGTGTACCAGCCCGGCAAGTTCATCGCGGCGAACAAGCCGGAAGCGACGATCCAGAACGAGCAGAATGCCCTTTGCCTCAAGACGGCGGAAGGCGCCAAGGTCCTCTGCGTCCAAGTGGCCGGCCTCATTGCGCGCCGGATCGTGTGCTGGCTTACGGCGGGTGCGCGGGTGACAACCGGGGAACGATACGGGTTGATCCGGTTCGGTTCGCGCATGGATCTCTATCTCCCGGCGGCGAGCTCGATCCGGGTGTCCGTCGGGGATCGCGTGAAGGGCGGGGAAACGATCGTGGGAGAACTCCGATGA